One genomic window of Glycine soja cultivar W05 chromosome 9, ASM419377v2, whole genome shotgun sequence includes the following:
- the LOC114367306 gene encoding uncharacterized protein LOC114367306, whose amino-acid sequence MAASREKRRASLEETLQQLRDVTNSTALNKASIIVDASKYIEELKQKVEGLNSELEIAESSTTTQIDELPMVIVKTLKKGFLINVLLEKNCPGMLVSILEAFEELGLDVLDARVSCEDSFQLEAVGRESHKNDSVDAQVVKQAVLQAIKNAD is encoded by the exons ATGGCTGCTTCTAGGGAGAAAAGAAGAGCATCTCTGGAAGAAACGTTGCAACAACTTCGCGATGTCACAAACTCCACTGCT TTGAACAAAGCCTCAATTATTGTAGACGCCTCAAAATACATAGAGGAGTTGAAACAAAAAGTGGAGGGACTGAACTCAGAGCTGGAAATCGCGGAATCATCAACAACCACTCAAATTGATGAACTACCTATG GTAATTGTGAAAACCCTAAAAAAGGGTTTCCTGATTAATGTGCTTTTAGAAAAGAATTGCCCTGGAATGCTCGTCTCTATACTCGAAGCCTTCGAAGAACTTGGCCTTGATGTGCTTGATGCTAGGGTTTCTTGTGAAGACAGTTTCCAGCTAGAAGCTGTGGGAAGAGAA AGTCACAAGAACGACAGTGTTGACGCGCAAGTGGTAAAGCAAGCAGTGTTGCAAGCAATCAAGAACGCGGACTAA